A genomic stretch from Thermodesulfobacteriota bacterium includes:
- a CDS encoding heme-binding protein — translation MITVPKLTLEDAKIILQGAEKKAREIGVDMDIAVVDDGGNLLAFYRMDKAKITSIDVAINKAFTAAGARKGTHEYAEIAGPGKPAFGIHVSNRGRFMILGGGLPIFVDGQIVGGIGCSSGTVDEDRIVAQAGIDAFMAYLDYKK, via the coding sequence ATGATAACAGTACCCAAGCTAACCTTGGAAGACGCCAAGATCATACTTCAGGGCGCCGAGAAGAAGGCCAGGGAAATAGGTGTGGACATGGATATCGCGGTTGTAGATGACGGTGGGAATCTGTTGGCCTTTTATCGCATGGACAAGGCTAAGATAACCAGTATCGACGTTGCTATTAACAAGGCTTTCACCGCTGCTGGAGCGAGAAAGGGAACACACGAGTATGCGGAAATTGCCGGCCCCGGTAAACCGGCTTTTGGAATTCACGTGAGCAACCGGGGAAGGTTCATGATACTTGGGGGCGGTCTTCCTATTTTTGTTGATGGTCAAATCGTAGGTGGTATCGGTTGCAGTTCGGGCACTGTGGACGAGGACCGAATCGTGGCCCAGGCTGGAATAGATGCGTTTATGGCATATTTGGATTATAAGAAATGA